A window of Capra hircus breed San Clemente unplaced genomic scaffold, ASM170441v1, whole genome shotgun sequence genomic DNA:
AACACAAAAAAAACCCTACAATTAATAACTTAAGCTTCTATATTAGTAAActtgtaaagaaaagaaaaagcagaggaagaataAATCAAAGCGGAAACCAATGACACTGAAAAAAGGAAGGTAatgcagaaaaagaacaaaccaagaagtttctttaaagatacaaaataaaaagaagataaaattctcCCCAggctaaacaagaaaaaagaggaaaacacaaattaaattaCTAATAGTAGAAATGAAGGAAGGGCCATTACTACTGATTCCAtggacattaaaaggataatgagTGAATATTTTAAACAACTCTGTGCCTACAAAAATGAAAGGTTCAATTGAGAAACTGCTTGAAGGGATAACTTAGCACCActttcacaaagaaaaaatagatactctctgtatctattaaagaaatttaatcttTAACTAATAAGCTTCCAATAAAGACAGTAACAGACCCAGAGGTTTCCACTGAtgaattctaacaaaaatttaaggaagaaatgataacaattctctacaatctctcccagaaaatagaagcaaaaggaACACCTCCTAATTCCTTTCTGTGAGGTGAGTATTACACTcgaatatcaaaatcagatgaagaaattaagagaaaaaaattgcacACAAATACCTCTCATGAACATAGAAGCAAAATCCCcaacaaaatataagaaaaagaaacctaACAATCCATAGAAGGAACTACATACTGTATCTAAGTAGGATGCATTTCAGAGGTGTAACATTTGAAAATTAGTAATCATAAATCATAATAACAATAGTCTAAGGAAGATAATCACAAGATCAGATCaacagatgaaggaaaaaaatcatctgaTAAAATCCAACACCCATTCATCATCAAAATTCTCAGCAAACTAGATACAGACAGGCATTTCCTCAGCTTCATATACAACATCTGAAAAGAAATACAGGTAAAACATCATACTTCAGAGTGAGAAGACAGATGCTGTCACACTAAAGTGAGGAACAAGGTGAGGATATCCTTCTCACCATGCCTATTCAACACTTTACTGAAAGGCCTAGCCAATGCAATGAGATAAGAGAAGGAAGCAAAAGATACAGATATgtggaagagaaaaatggaattataatcatcaaaaacaagaaacaCCTGGCATTAATAAGCCAGGAGTATATGTTAATAACGTTACTATATTATCAATATATAactattatataattaatatattaataaggtTAATACATAATAGTCAATTCTTTTCCAATAAGAGATGGAACTTGCAATTAAAAACTTAACACCATTTACATTACaccaaaatatattagaaataattctttaaaaaattatgtataagATTTACATGAGAAAAACTCATAAACtgcactgaaaaaaattaaagaagatctaaataaatagacATGCCATGTTGTTAGATAGAAAGATGCTATATTGTTGAGATGTCACTTATTTCCAACTTAGCCTAGATACTTAATGCAATTCTGTTCAAAATTCCAGCAAGTTAGCTTGTAGATAGCAGccaacaatttaaattttatgtcaAAAATGAAATGATCCATAATACCCACTGAAGTCAATATTAAAGATCAAAGTCAGACAATTGATATTACTGGATTTCAAAATTACTTTAAAGCTACAATACTCAAGACTGTATGCTATTAACAGAATACTAGACAGATCAATGGCACAGAACAGAAAATCTAGAAACAGACACCCCACTCAACTGACCTTTAACAAAGGTGCAAAGGCAATTCAAtggaaaaggacagtcttttaAACTTACAGTCCTCGGATAATTAGACATCCATATCTAAGAAAAATGAATCCACATACTAAGTctaaagttttcaaaataattaactcaaaaggaatcacagacctaaatgaaaACTCACAAGTAAAGAAAAACTTGCAGGGACATCCCTgtcagtccagtgtttaagactcaaCACTTCCACTGCTAGGGGAAGAGATTCGATCACTGGACAGGGACTAGGATTTCACATGACATATCGAATAGGCAAGAAAATCTAGAAGATAACACAGGGGCACAACTTGAGTATGGTAATGAGAGTTTAGgcacaacaccaaaagcacagtccatgaaagaaaataataagcagAACCTTGTTAATATTAAAAGCTTCTATCTGCAAAATATACTattaagagaatgagaaagaaaggccACAAAATGGTCATTACATATCTGTTTGCAGGGcaagaatggagacacagacctagagaacgGGCGTGTGCACACATCGGGGGAGGCAGACAGtgagacgaattgagagagtggcaTGGACAAATGTGCACTACCATGTGGACAACAGGCATGTGGGGGACGTTGCTGGGGGACACAAGGATCAGCTCTGTGACGACCTTGAGGGGTGAGgtcgggggtgggagggaggatcatgagggagggaggggatatatgtatactgatAGCTGCTTCATACAAGAGAACCTAACACACCATTTAATTATCTTCTAatttaaataattgtttaaaaatctatgaatttaaaaactagaaaaaaaaatctagggatGTACACATGGCCACTAGAGTTATATACAACAATGCCAAATGAATAAAAGTCAGAagtaatgaaaagcaaaagatcATACTAACAATTTGATTCTTaaattaaaattcttagaaaacaggCGAGAAATATTCAAACATATAAGACAATTCAAAAATCTGGAATAAAAAAAAGATCACAACAGCAAAATCATCCAGTTGGTCTGGAAGAATGAACGCTTACTTACACCAAGTAACAGAAAATACACCATAAACAAAAGCAACCATAGAGAAAACTTACCTACAAAGAAACTTCAGAAAAGAGTATACACTCTTCAAGAGGCAACAAGAAGAATTTCTTGAGAGTCTTAGGAAAATGAAGGCTCAAACAGAATAGTCTGTTCTGTATATTAACAATGAACAGATATTGTAAGGCTGTCAATTTTCTGTAACTCCTTTACAGAGTTAGTACCACATTCAGAGTAGCTGAGACCACAATGAAACACGGTCTGCTGATTTTTGTACCCTGAAGTAACCACGGAAATCTTatggaaggaatgaagaaaactattaacaaaagtgaaaacataaaattaaataatccCTGATGGACAGTAAGTCTCCACTGAACTTGACCCTATGTGTAAAAGTAAATAATCTCTGATGGACAGTAAGTCTCCACTGAACTTGACTCTATGTGTGCCCAGGTGCGGGGGTACTTAAGAGACTGGCACAGATGTGCAGCCTGCAAGGAAAGCAGACAGCAGGATCAGCTGGAAGAGGCTTTAACCTTGAGCCCTGGATTCTTCCACTCTGCCCTGGCATCATGAATCTCCACTGCTTcactgaaggaatctgaggcagcACTTCCGAGGGCCCATGCCAGGAATATGGGGCACCAAAGCTTGACTTGGATGTGGCAGTACAGCCCAGATCATGAAATAACCAGCACAAagtttgttgtgtgtgtgcttagtcactgagttgtgtccaactctttgtgaccccatggaccgtagcccaccaggctcctctgttcaagggaattgtccaggcaagaatactagagtgggttgccatgccttcctccagggggtcttcccaacctctgtattgaacctcggtctcccacaccgcaggcagattctttattacctgagccaccagggaatgctaCGTGATGAAAACTGGCCCTTTGAAATGATCACCTTAATAGACTATCACCCAGGgactaaaagagaaaagtgaGTACCACAGGAATTGTCCAAAACGACAGAACTTCATCTCAGAACTTTTGAGCAATGACCCTGCAGTCGACTGAGAGACCACAGTGAGAGCTGTCAGGCTAAGGAGCCCCTTCACTTACTCTTCTGGAATGGTATGAGCATGGCTGGGGACAGCGGTGGACTTATAGCAGAAAGGGAAGGATTTCCACGCCCTGTCAGCAGTCATATTGAATGAAGTTTCTGAGTGAGATGTGAGGGGTTCCACACCTCAGAAGACAgtctcccatccttccctctcagcTCATCTAACCTGTAGCAGCCATGTCCAGGAAGCCTTGGGTAGAAATGGCGAGATGAGACGTATCTGCACTTCATACCAGGAGACTCGGGGGTTCACATTTTCATTATGAGGCCTTGTCGTCGGATCAGCAGATGGGTCGTAGCCCAGCATCTACAGGGGTTAAGGCAAGGCATGGAGAACGACAGAGCATCGCTTACTCCAGAAGAGGGAGCCCAGAGAGCCCTCGCTGTTGGTCTCATGGGCTCCAGGTAGGCAGTTGAGTTGGGCACCCCAATTTTTCCTGCTGCGGGTGCTGACACAAGTGAGAGGCATGGAGTGAGCCAGCTGACAGTTCAGGACAGGGACGTCCCAGGACCCCTTAAGAGTCAAGGCAAAGTCCACGTGCCAATCCCGGGAGAAGCTCCTCCGGAAACCCGCCTGTCCAGGTCCCACCCCTGCTGCCCTCCTGGAGCCCAGATGCGCAGGACAGGAAGTGACGTCCTCCTAAGCACGCTGGGGGAGCGACGCCATCCTTGACAGTGCCGCTATCTCTGAGAGCTGCCATTGACGGTGGCCAGCGGGAGCAGTCCCAAGTGTCATCGGGTGTCAAGATTGGACGTGACGTGAGTTACGAGTGCAGGGACACGTCTCTGCATCCCGAATCCCTTTTCCCTCTGAGAAGAGGGGGCCGCACAGCCTCCGGCTACCCTAGCCCTGCACTCAGACCAGAGGATCCAGCCTACCTCTTAGGCCCCAAGACCGTCCACTAACCAATGGGGGGGGGTCTCGGGAAAGAATGCCTCTGTCAGGCTCTGCTGGACCCCAGCTCTGCTCAGTAGAGGGAGAGCCATGAGCCCTGTGGAGTGAAGGAGGGACCCTCGGGAGAATGAGTGTCTCCATGCAGCAGAACGGCAGCCATGTGTAACCCCCGACTCACCGCGATTTGGCTGTGGGTCAGTGGGCAGCCGCCAAACAGATCTAAAGGCTGAGGGGTCCCTCACTGCGACCTCGGACACAGAACACTCGGAGAAGAGGGGACTTGGGTCTGAGGGGCTGGCAGCTGGTCAGTAGAGTGACGATGTCAGGGTTCGGGAAGAGTCAGGATGAGGACCATCCTCCGTGACAAACGGGTGCCTCAGGAACCACTCCTGTGGTCAGCACTTCCTCCCGGCCAAACATCGGGAAGGGGGGTTGTGGTCTGAGAGGGGACTTGGAGCCTGGTTGTGAAGGGACAGCCACGAGACAGCAAAGAAAGGTGTTGGGACCCTTCACTGGGGGGCTGAGTACGCCCTCCTGTCCTTGTCTGGGGTGACAGGGAAGGTGGCAGCGTCAGTTTCAGACAAGAGAGGGAACGGGCTGAGTGGCGGGATTGGGGGCGTTGGATATGAGGGTGTCTCGCACCAATTTTCATCTGACTCTGTATGTCAGCTGAGAGGACCTTCCTCCCCTGACAGCCCCCACTGCCCTGTCCCTTCTAACGCCCAGGCAGGACTGTCTGATGCACCCCAGGGCTCACTCTCCCTTGCTACTCAGCGGTCTCAGGGGACAGGCTGACCAGGAGAACAGGAGCCCTGTGGGTCCTAGAGCACTGGCCTCGAGGACCCTTCAGAGGCGGCTTCCATGCAAGCCAGGGAGGACTCTCCTCACTGAAGATTCTCACAGCATGTCCTTGTCCCTCCTCCAGGTGCCCTCCTTGTCTGCTTTCCTGCCCGCACTCCCACCTCCGGTCCCTGACCTGCTGTCAGCATGCCTTGGAGGCACAAGAACAAGTTGCACGCACACGGGAAATGCCACCTGGTCCGCAGCGACACTCAGGAGGCCCAGGCCAGTGCTGCTGCAGCCCCAAAGGAGGAGTGCCCCTCCTCCCGCTCTTCTGCCCCTCAGGGTTCTCCCCTGAGCTCCCCTGCTGCTGGCAATCGCCAGGAGCTTCAGGGAGCCATGGCCCCTAGCTCTGCTGATGCAGGGCCTTCCTGTGCAGGATCTGatgaaggtgcccagggcccagaggaggaaagtgcaggtgcctcCCAGGCAGCTCCTGCCACTCAGAGCACTCGCAAAGATCCTCTGGCCAGGAAGGCCAGGATACTGGTGGAGTTCCTGCTGGAGAAGTACACCAAGAAGGAGCCCATCACGCAGAATGCCCTGATGAAAATCGTCAGCAGGAAGTACAGGAAACACTTCCCTGAGATCCTCAGTACAGCCCGTGAGTGCGTGGAGCTGGTCTTTGGCCTGGAGATGAAGGAAGTCGACCGTAGCAGGAACATCTACACCCTCATCAGCAAGCTCAACCTCGGAGGAAACGATTGTCCGAGTGGTGAGGTGGGGCTGCCCAAGTCTGGTCTCCTCATGGTGCTCCTGGGGGTCATCTTCATGAATGGTAACCGCGCCACTGAGGAGGAGATCTGGGAATTCCTCAGTATGTTGGGGATCTATGCTGGGAGGAGGCACTGGATCTTTGGGGAGCCCAGAAGGCTCATCACCAAAGATCTGGTGCAGAAGGAGTACCTGAACTACCGCCAGGTGCCCAATAGTGATCCTCCACGCTACGAGTTCCTGTGGGGCCCGAGAGCTTGTGCTGACACCAGTAAGATGAAGGTACTGGAGGTTCTAGCCAAGTTCCACGGTAGGCT
This region includes:
- the LOC102177971 gene encoding melanoma-associated antigen B4-like produces the protein MPWRHKNKLHAHGKCHLVRSDTQEAQASAAAAPKEECPSSRSSAPQGSPLSSPAAGNRQELQGAMAPSSADAGPSCAGSDEGAQGPEEESAGASQAAPATQSTRKDPLARKARILVEFLLEKYTKKEPITQNALMKIVSRKYRKHFPEILSTARECVELVFGLEMKEVDRSRNIYTLISKLNLGGNDCPSGEVGLPKSGLLMVLLGVIFMNGNRATEEEIWEFLSMLGIYAGRRHWIFGEPRRLITKDLVQKEYLNYRQVPNSDPPRYEFLWGPRACADTSKMKVLEVLAKFHGRLPSSFPDLYEEALRDQAERTGLRGAARAPTMAKASAPSKAKSGSSSHI